From Brassica oleracea var. oleracea cultivar TO1000 chromosome C3, BOL, whole genome shotgun sequence, a single genomic window includes:
- the LOC106333630 gene encoding receptor-like protein 12 codes for MMNALVCRPDQIQALMQFKNEFESNGCNRSDYLNGVRCDNATGAVTKLQLPSGCFTGILKPNSSLFGFNHLRYLNLSHNNFTSSSLPSEFSNLNRLEVLSLSFNGFIGQVPSSISNLIHLTHLNISHNEFTGSFPLVRNLTKLSFLDLSFNKFSGAIPSDILFTMPFLTHLDLKKNSLTGTIKVPNSPPSSRLVFLSLGQNKFKGQILKPISKLINLNHLDVSSLNTTYPIDLHIFSPLKSLLVLYVSRNSLLSSSLNSSDISLHLESLVMRGCGISEFPTIIKTLQNLQYIDLSSNKIKGKVPEWLWKLPRLTILNLVNNLFTGLEGSSEVFVNSSVQLLDIAYNSMTGEFPIPPTNIIYLSAWNNSFTGNIPLQICNRSSLVVFDLSYNKFTGPIPQCLSKLRIVNLRKNNLEGSIPDEFYSGALTQTLDVGFNRLTGKLPRSLRNCSFLRFLSVDNNRIEDTFPFWLKALPNLQVFTLRSNRFFGQLSPPDQAPLAFPELRILELSDNRFTGSLSPSYFVNWKSSLFKTDEDGRIYMGDYKHAYFGYEDTMDLQYKGLFMEQGKVLTSYSTIDFSGNKLEGQIPESIGLLKALIALNLSNNAFTGHIPLSLANVTELESLDLSRNQLSGTIPRELGRLSFLSYVSVAHNQLKGEVPQGPQFSGQAESSFEGNEGLCGLPLPKSCFAPPTEQPKEKDEEEEEEGVLNCKAVVIGYGPGLLFGLVMSHVIATYKLKWYFGWCG; via the coding sequence ATGATGAACGCTCTTGTTTGTCGTCCTGACCAGATCCAAGCTCTAATGCAATTCAAGAACGAGTTTGAGTCCAACGGTTGCAACCGCAGTGACTATCTCAACGGAGTCAGGTGCGATAACGCCACTGGTGCAGTCACAAAGCTACAACTCCCAAGTGGTTGCTTTACTGGAATCCTCAAGCCAAATAGTAGCCTCTTTGGATTTAACCATCTTCGTTACCTCAATCTCTCTCACAACAACTTCACTTCTTCTTCACTCCCTTCTGAGTTCAGCAATCTCAACAGACTAGAGGTTTTGTCTCTTTCCTTTAATGGCTTCATTGGTCAAGTTCCTTCCTCTATTAGTAACCTAATCCATCTTACCCATTTAAACATTTCCCATAACGAGTTCACTGGAAGTTTCCCACTTGTGAGGAATCTAACAAAGCTCTCGTTTCTAGACCTTTCTTTTAATAAATTCTCAGGAGCCATACCTTCTGATATACTATTCACTATGCCCTTCTTGACTCATCTTGATTTGAAAAAGAACAGTCTCACTGGTACAATAAAAGTTCCAAACTCTCCTCCTTCATCTAGGCTAGTGTTTTTATCCCTTGGCCAAAACAAATTCAAAGGGCAAATCCTTAAGCCTATCTCAAAGCTCATCAACCTCAACCATCTTGACGTTTCTTCCCTAAACACAACCTACCCAATTGACTTACACATCTTCTCTCCACTAAAATCTTTGTTGGTGCTTTATGTCTCTAGAAATAGTTTATTATCATCCAGTCTAAATTCTTCGGATATCTCATTGCACTTAGAAAGCTTGGTCATGCGAGGATGTGGCATTTCCGAGTTCCCAACCATCATAAAGACCCTTCAAAACTTGCAGTATATAGACCTTTCCAGCAACAAAATCAAAGGGAAAGTCCCTGAGTGGCTATGGAAGCTTCCTCGTCTTACCATATTGAATCTTGTTAACAACCTTTTCACCGGTTTGGAAGGTTCTTCAGAGGTTTTCGTTAATTCATCAGTGCAGTTACTGGATATTGCATACAACTCCATGACAGGAGAATTCCCTATTCCACCAACAAATATCATCTACTTGTCAGCATGGAACAACAGTTTCACAGGGAACATACCTCTCCAGATTTGCAACAGAAGCTCTCTCGTTGTTTTCGATCTATCCTACAACAAATTCACCGGTCCAATACCTCAATGTTTGAGTAAATTACGGATAGTGAATCTCAGGAAGAACAACTTGGAAGGAAGTATACCTGACGAGTTCTATAGCGGCGCTTTGACACAAACCCTTGACGTTGGCTTCAATAGACTAACCGGGAAGCTCCCAAGATCGCTTAGAAACTGCTCATTTTTGAGGTTTCTAAGTGTTGACAACAACAGAATCGAAGACACGTTTCCTTTCTGGCTCAAGGCTCTACCAAACTTGCAAGTCTTCACTCTCCGCTCAAACAGATTCTTCGGCCAGCTCTCTCCTCCTGATCAAGCCCCTCTCGCGTTCCCCGAGCTGCGTATACTTGAACTATCGGATAATAGATTTACAGGGAGCTTGTCACCAAGTTACTTTGTTAACTGGAAATCATCATTGTTCAAGACAGATGAAGATGGGCGTATTTACATGGGAGACTACAAGCATGCTTACTTTGGATATGAAGATACTATGGATTTGCAATATAAAGGTCTATTCATGGAGCAAGGGAAGGTCCTTACCTCCTACAGCACTATTGATTTCTCCGGAAACAAACTTGAAGGACAGATTCCTGAGTCCATTGGTCTCTTGAAGGCATTGATTGCGCTCAACTTATCGAACAACGCCTTCACAGGCCATATTCCTCTATCTTTGGCAAATGTTACTGAGCTCGAGTCGCTAGACCTGTCAAGAAACCAACTCTCTGGGACTATTCCTAGGGAACTTGGGAGGCTCTCGTTTTTGTCGTATGTGAGTGTGGCTCATAACCAGCTGAAAGGTGAAGTACCACAAGGGCCACAGTTTAGTGGGCAGGCTGAATCATCATTTGAAGGGAACGAAGGTTTATGTGGTCTTCCTCTCCCAAAAAGTTGCTTTGCGCCACCAACAGAACAACCTAAGGAAAAAGACGAAGAAGAAGAAGAGGAAGGAGTGCTAAACTGTAAAGCAGTGGTTATAGGGTATGGTCCTGGATTGTTGTTTGGATTAGTAATGTCTCATGTTATTGCCACATACAAGCTAAAGTGGTATTTTGGTTGGTGCGGATAA
- the LOC106334173 gene encoding uncharacterized protein LOC106334173, translating into MMKTMKKIATATEKARADDDGCKSFAARPVQAKKQSAPPMRLSQNPKAVIKKQLKKPCKSVSTRPLEITKKKQSIPEVSGNPKAVPAVKKNDKDTLELFEIAKKSADVANTKGLLAAKAETSICVDTLSLLITMPISATAPETRRIMERLGHLTRHKDRKICNSASALLQHWSLSIRDQQH; encoded by the coding sequence ATGATGAAAACGATGAAGAAAATTGCGACTGCAACAGAGAAGGCTAGGGCTGATGACGACGGTTGCAAGTCTTTTGCGGCGAGGCCTGTCCAGGCGAAGAAGCAATCGGCTCCACCAATGAGACTTTCTCAAAACCCTAAAGCCGTGATTAAGAAACAACTGAAGAAGCCTTGCAAGTCTGTTTCAACAAGGCCTCTAGAGATAACGAAGAAGAAGCAGTCGATTCCGGAAGTTTCTGGAAACCCTAAAGCTGTTCCAGCGGTGAAGAAGAACGATAAGGATACGTTGGAGCTGTTCGAAATAGCCAAGAAATCAGCTGACGTGGCCAACACGAAGGGACTTCTGGCGGCCAAAGCAGAGACATCTATCTGTGTGGATACTCTCTCTTTGCTCATCACTATGCCAATAAGCGCAACAGCTCCTGAAACGAGGAGGATCATGGAGAGGCTTGGTCATCTCACAAGGCACAAAGATCGTAAAATCTGCAATTCTGCATCGGCTCTTTTACAACATTGGAGTCTGAGCATCAGAGATCAACAACACTAA
- the LOC106335996 gene encoding receptor like protein kinase S.2: protein MAPMSVDRLCFVLPAESGELKPSVESPAMVEETKEEEKKSRDCGRQVVSLVGDLFRRLHSSKLVKSLNLCISERDKDSNFLEINDKPFTDMEGVQLSGKIGAENPRIFGYSELYIGSNGFSDELILGSGGFGRVYKAVLPSDGTTVAVKCLAEKKGEQFEKTFAAELVAVAQLRHRNLVKLRGWCLNDGELLLVYDYMPNRSLDRVLFRRPEMNSKFKPLDWDRRGKIVKGLAAALFYLHEQLETQIIHRDVKTSNVMLDSEFNARLGDFGLARWLEHAVEEPEFDTSYDSVSSFRNHQFRVADSTRVGGTIGYLPPESFRKKTVATAKTDVFSFGVVLLEVVSGRRAVDLSFSEDKIVLLDWVRRLSDDRKLLAAGDSRLPKGSYVVSDMKRMIHLALLCSLNNPHLRPNMKWVIGALSGEISGNLPALPSFKSHPLYIPLSSLKSSSTSGTTTTTATTTIPTTSTTSLNASSESTPSSNYVTALEDSIYQTAETGENRYFTNNSRRVMSSKSFVLDTPREISYNDIVLATDNFSDARRVAEVDFGTAYYGLLNRDQQIVVKRLGMTKCPALVTRFSTELLNLGRLRHRHLVMLRGWCTEHGEMLVVYDYSANRKLSHLLFHSQIPGTTVLRWKTRYNVIKSLACAVRYLHEEWDEQVVHRNITSSTIFLDRDMNPRLCGFALAEFLSRNDQAHQAAKKKGSAQGIFGYMAPEYMESGEATTAADVYSFGMVILEMVTGQPAVDYTRKKEDALLVLRIRDLVGNKKKPLDEIADIHLDDEYERGEMARVLRLGLVCTRTDPKLRPSISQVVCTLDGSERFFKEEGGKEGDVSRKQMYDSSMLMVRQMQALGIH from the exons ATGGCGCCAATGTCAGTGGACCGTCTCTGTTTCGTATTACCGGCGGAATCCGGCGAGTTAAAGCCCTCCGTAGAGTCTCCAGCCATGGTTGAGGAGACCAAGGAAGAGGAGAAGAAGAGTCGTGACTGTGGGCGTCAAGTCGTGAGTTTGGTCGGAGATTTATTCCGGCGATTACACAGCTCCAAGTTGGTGAAAAGCTTGAATCTTTGTATCAGCGAGAGAGATAAAGATTCCAACTTTCTGGAGATCAACGATAAACCCTTCACTGACATGGAAGGTGTTCAGCTCTCCGGCAAGATCGGCGCCGAGAACCCGAGAATCTTCGGATACTCCGAGCTCTACATCGGCTCTAATGGTTTCAGCGACGAGTTAATCCTCGGAAGCGGTGGGTTCGGCCGGGTTTACAAGGCGGTGTTACCTAGCGACGGGACCACCGTGGCTGTCAAATGCTTGGCGGAGAAAAAAGGAGAGCAGTTCGAGAAGACGTTCGCGGCGGAGCTTGTCGCCGTAGCTCAGCTCCGGCACCGGAATCTTGTGAAGTTAAGAGGATGGTGTCTAAACGACGGCGAATTGCTTCTGGTTTACGACTACATGCCTAACCGGAGCTTGGACCGGGTGCTTTTCCGTAGACCGGAGATGAACTCTAAATTCAAACCGTTGGATTGGGATCGGAGGGGTAAAATCGTAAAAGGACTCGCCGCGGCGTTGTTCTACCTCCACGAGCAGTTAGAGACGCAGATCATTCACCGAGACGTGAAGACGAGCAACGTGATGCTGGACTCCGAGTTCAACGCAAGACTCGGCGATTTCGGCTTGGCTCGGTGGCTAGAACACGCGGTTGAAGAGCCCGAGTTCGATACGAGTTACGACTCGGTTTCGTCCTTCAGAAACCACCAGTTCCGAGTCGCTGACTCCACACGAGTCGGCGGGACAATCGGGTACTTACCGCCGGAGAGTTTCCGGAAGAAAACCGTCGCCACCGCTAAAACAGACGTGTTCAGCTTCGGCGTCGTGTTGCTAGAAGTCGTCTCCGGGAGACGCGCCGTGGACCTCTCGTTCTCCGAGGACAAGATCGTTTTGCTCGACTGGGTTCGAAGATTGTCCGATGATCGGAAGCTACTCGCCGCCGGAGACTCTCGGCTGCCGAAAGGCTCTTACGTCGTCTCCGACATGAAGAGGATGATTCATCTCGCTCTCCTCTGCTCCTTGAACAACCCACATCTTCGTCCCAACATGAAATGGGTGATCGGAGCACTTTCCGGCGAAATCTCCGGCAACTTACCGGCGTTACCTTCCTTCAAAAGCCATCCTCTTTACATTCCTTTATCTTCTTTGAAATCATCCTCAACGTCGGGGACAACGACGACCACCGCGACGACAACGATTCCTACAACTTCAACGACAAGTTTAAACGCGTCTTCGGAGTCAACACCGTCGTCAAATTACGTTACTGCCCTTGAGGATTCTATTTACCAGACGGCAGAGACGGGAGAGAATCGGTATTTTACTAACAACAGCCGTCGGGTGATGTCATCAAAGTCTTTCGTGTTGGACACGCCGAGGGAGATCTCATACAACGACATCGTCTTAGCCACTGACAACTTCTCAGACGCGCGTCGCGTTGCTGAGGTTGATTTCGGTACGGCTTATTACGGTTTACTAAACCGGGATCAGCAAATTGTGGTGAAACGTCTCGGTATGACGAAATGTCCCGCGCTAGTTACACGGTTCTCCACCGAGCTGCTCAACCTAGGCCGGCTTCGACACCGTCACCTTGTCATGCTCCGCGGGTGGTGCACGGAGCACGGCGAAATGCTTGTTGTGTATGATTACTCGGCGAACCGGAAGCTAAGCCATCTTCTTTTCCATAGCCAGATACCGGGGACCACGGTTTTGCGATGGAAAACCCGGTACAACGTGATTAAATCGCTTGCGTGCGCAGTACGTTACCTCCACGAGGAATGGGATGAGCAAGTTGTTCACCGGAACATAACTTCTTCTACAATCTTTCTCGACCGTGACATGAATCCGCGGCTATGCGGATTCGCGCTGGCCGAGTTTTTATCTAGGAATGATCAGGCACATCAAGCTGCCAAGAAGAAGGGCTCAGCGCAAGGGATTTTCGGTTATATGGCTCCAGAATACATGGAGTCCGGAGAGGCAACAACAGCAGCGGATGTGTACAGCTTCGGCATGGTGATACTCGAGATGGTTACGGGCCAGCCCGCGGTGGACTATACGAGGAAGAAGGAAGACGCTCTTTTGGTGTTGAGAATCCGTGACTTAG TTGGTAACAAGAAAAAACCATTGGACGAAATTGCGGATATACATCTAGATGATGAGTACGAGAGGGGAGAGATGGCGAGGGTATTGAGGTTAGGATTGGTTTGCACAAGAACCGACCCAAAGCTAAGACCTAGCATTAGCCAAGTGGTGTGTACATTGGATGGAAGTGAGAGGTTTTTTAAAGAGGAAGGAGGAAAGGAAGGTGACGTGAGCCGCAAGCAGATGTATGATTCGTCTATGTTGATGGTTAGACAAATGCAGGCGCTAGGGATTCATTAA
- the LOC106329838 gene encoding uncharacterized protein LOC106329838 has product MEKHLTKVATEEMSDLRRLCSIAIKSANSQTIDGVDRCFDILGYLKKLSFSAKDLVRVSKEISPLASLKDHRNPKISMEAKALFLSWMRTLYSRDSSTCNNNTKLVKKTPSADRVAKVCPDLKKRNIKRSVTTRGIVAVGKKQIEDQRSRVHEVCHKKQQNLNKAACDHKSLVVKKPILEKRLPMKLSGNPRPLAHEAVEIKKQKYVATVKKNSREMLELFEIAEKSADKASAKGILLSTKETSICVDTLSLLIDFTISSTAPETNRIMKKLSYLTKHKDRKICKAATTLLQHWRQSINDQQQRDALKTQG; this is encoded by the coding sequence ATGGAGAAGCACCTGACGAAGGTTGCAACGGAGGAGATGTCTGATCTTCGTCGTTTGTGTTCCATAGCAATCAAATCTGCTAATTCACAGACCATCGATGGTGTGGATCGATGTTTTGATATCCTTGGTTACTTGAAGAAACTGAGTTTCTCCGCCAAGGATCTTGTCCGTGTGTCTAAAGAGATATCTCCTTTGGCGAGTCTGAAAGATCATAGAAACCCTAAAATTAGTATGGAAGCTAAAGCCTTGTTCCTCTCCTGGATGAGAACTCTTTATTCCAGAGACTCTTCTACTTGCAACAACAACACGAAGCTTGTTAAGAAGACACCTTCAGCAGATCGTGTAGCCAAAGTGTGTCCAGATTTGAAGAAGAGAAACATTAAGAGGTCTGTGACCACTCGTGGTATCGTGGCAGTGGGTAAGAAACAAATAGAAGATCAGAGATCTAGGGTTCATGAAGTGTGCCACAAGAAACAACAGAACTTGAACAAGGCTGCTTGTGATCACAAGTCTTTGGTAGTGAAGAAGCCTATACTGGAGAAGAGGCTACCAATGAAACTCTCTGGAAACCCTAGACCGTTGGCTCATGAAGCGGTAGAGATTAAAAAGCAAAAGTATGTTGCAACCGTGAAGAAGAACTCAAGAGAGATGTTGGAGCTGTTTGAAATAGCTGAGAAATCTGCAGATAAGGCTAGTGCAAAGGGAATTCTCCTGTCTACAAAAGAGACATCGATCTGCGTAGACACACTCTCTTTGCTCATCGACTTCACCATCAGCTCAACGGCTCCGGAAACGAATAGGATCATGAAGAAGCTTTCCTATCTTACAAAGCACAAAGACCGCAAAATCTGCAAGGCTGCAACAACACTTCTTCAACATTGGAGGCAGAGCATCAATGATCAGCAACAGAGAGATGCTCTTAAAACTCAAGGCTAG